In a single window of the Metopolophium dirhodum isolate CAU chromosome 2, ASM1992520v1, whole genome shotgun sequence genome:
- the LOC132938680 gene encoding superkiller complex protein 2 translates to MDNFKMKYEVPGGITSIMPSIPADLLSYINCIESMPVYKGESTLPKRDVNLVSLYADDNVKYMPTNLIPERDPKTGKIVCYEEVINDPVFQSDGNLIPCLKSMNNQCTLNQHEDNEFKFQFDPNDLPVAPGMSNKLKINQNDQNTSINICAIDTTAESEWTEDVGGFWDDEVPEIISQADTTPEPILIDEINHIKKDENFVLKITGNAERALVKSKWVEELDISKPIDNFDELLPDPAYKWEFELDTFQKQAVLKLEEKSSVFVAAHTSAGKTVIAEYAIALAKKHQLRCIYTSPIKALSNQKFRDFKKKFGDVGLITGDFQVKPEAQCLIVTTEILCSMLYSDSDKIKETEFVILDEVHYVNDRDRGHIWEQILIMLPKRVKLVMLSATVTNVIDFANWIGRTRDSKIYVVFTLYRPVPLEHYLYIGSNTSMEMKDNMHLIRKADSGFLIQGYRKAADLLKKNKEVKKYQESKNFKDQKPKWVNFLRFLDKNNLFPVVVFILSRKKCDMMAESLKNSVNFLLNNKESQANEYFFNDAIKKLKPEDRALPQVVLMKELLCQGIAVHHSGILPILKEIVEMQFQKSLVKCLFATETFAIGINMPARTVVFEAINKFDGIEKRNLAPAEYTQMAGRAGRRGHDDSGTVIIMANDQLPNDRELTNMMLGKSAKLESQFKVSYSIILNMFKKKNSETLEEILGSSFIEAARAKKKDEYTEELNSLKIIHGNDNWEPTGKQDIIVKEFYLCAKEYLDCRNEEWDKLYAASDKSFSEIGRFVIITHRHYIGNLAIILSSNTKKIPKEFRVLVLDNDKIINEKSDNKMDSWYKFIYLSKKRRLLDKSLDVISNNAHTILNISSNSIFAITKFSGNFDIDSIIKNWEMRQNERFRDAAISTHCLRAITMLSEKTLLLNRAENDDSVLSLLDLGIDNFELHRTMLHMHALENRVYSIELSDIIAFEDVFSKLYEYQTRIERIAELQHQVSNKALQLYNEYISKVEILKELKYINPRNEITTQKGNVAATMGSHELLVTELLLCNMFEEMKPEEIAAVLSCLVCESKSNIDLEQIKEQNLINGMNLIKQKHDYIQMVESNYLSNYERVNLNFNLVKVLYLWAQEKPFSEIMEITDIQEGIIVRCIVQLNEILTVIKNAAKMIGTNKISEKMQEVLDKIKRNIVFTPSLYME, encoded by the exons atggaCAATTTCAAAATGAAATACGAG GTACCTGGTGGTATTACCTCAATAATGCCAAGCATCCCAGCAgatttattaagttatataaattgCATAGAAAGTATGCCAGTTTATAAAGGTGAATCAACTCTGCCAAAAAGAGATGTTAATTTAGTATCCTTGTATGCTGATGATAATGTAAAGTATATGCCTACTAATTTAata cctGAAAGGGATCCCAAGACTGGTAAAATTGTTTGCTATGAAGAAGTTATTAATGATCCAGTTTTTCAATCTGATGGTAATTTAATACCTTGTCTAAAATCAATGAACAATCAATGTACTCTCAACCAACATGAAGATAACgagtttaaatttcaatttgatccta ATGATTTACCAGTAGCTCCAGGAATGtcaaacaaattgaaaataaaccaaaatgATCAAAATACATCTATAAACATTTGTGCCATTGATACAACAGCAGAATCTGAATGGACTGAAGATGTAGGAGGATTTTGGGATGATGAAGTACCAGAAATAATAAGCCAAGCAGATACTACACCAGAACCAATTTTAATAGATGAAATTAATCACATTAAG AAAGATGAAAACTTTGTTCTTAAAATTACTGGAAATGCAGAAAGAGCTCTAGTAAAATCAAAGTGGGTTGAAGAATTAGATATTTCAAAACCAATTGATAACTTTGACGAATTATTACCTGATCCTGCTTATAAATGGGAATTTGAATTAGATACATTTCAAAAAcaa gcAGTACTTAAATTGGAAGAAAAAAGTAGCGTATTTGTAGCAGCTCATACGTCAGCAGGTAAAACTGTAATTGCAGAATATGCTATAGCACTTGCTAAAAAACATCAATtgag ATGCATATATACATCTCCAATAAAAGCATTATCCAATCAAAAATTTcgagatttcaaaaaaaaatttggagaTGTTGGTCTTATTACAGGAGATTTTCAAGTAAAACCAGAAGCTCAATGTCTTATTGTTACAACAGAAATACTATGTTCAATGCTATATAGTGATTCAGATAAAATTAAAGAAACGGAGTTTGTTATTCTTGATGAAGTCCATTATGTAAATGATAGAGAT agaGGTCACATTTgggaacaaattttaattatgctACCTAAACGTGTGAAATTAGTTATGCTGAGTGCTACCGTCACTAATGTTATTGATTTTGCCAATTGGATCGGTCGTACTCGTGATTCTAAGATTTATGTTGTATTTACTCTTTATCGACCAGTTCCTCTTGAACATTATCTTTATATTGGTTCAAATACATCTATGGAAATGAAGGACAATATGCATCTAATTAGAAAAGCAGACAGTGGGTTTCTCATTCAagg CTATCGCAAAGCTGCagatcttttaaaaaaaaataaagaagtaaaaaaatatcaagaatcCAAGAATTTCAAagatcaaaaaccaaaatgggTCAACTTTTTGAGATTTcttgacaaaaataatttgtttccaGTAGTTGTTTTCAttttgtccagaaaaaaatgtGATATGATGGCAGAATCTTTAAAAAACTCtgtcaattttttattaaataataaagaatcaCAAGCaaatgagtatttttttaatgatgctataaaaaaattaaaacctgaAGACAGAGCTTTACCTCAA GTTGTTTTAATGAAAGAATTATTATGTCAAGGAATTGCAGTTCACCATAGTGGAATTTTACCAATACTAAAAGAAATAGTAGAAATGCAATTTCAAAAAAGTTTAGTcaag TGTCTATTTGCCACTGAAACATTTgcaataggtattaatatgcCAGCCAGAACAGTGGTATTTGAAGCAATTAACAAATTTGATGGAATAGAGAAAAGAAATTTGGCACCAGCTGAGTACACTCAAATGGCAGGACGTGCAGGTCGTCGAGGTCATGATGATAGtggtacagttataataatggCAAATGATCAATTACCTAATGACAGAGAATTAACAAATATGATGCTAG GTAAATCAGCTAAATTAGAATCTCAGTTTAAAGTCAGTTAttctattatattgaatatgtttaaaaagaaaaattctgAAACTCTAGAAGAAATTTTAGGTAGTAGTTTCATTGAAGCTGCTAGAGCTAAGAAAAAAGATGAATATACTGAAGaattaaattctttaaaaataatacatggaAATGATAATTGGGAACCAACAGGAAAGCAAGATATAATTGTAAAAGAATTCTATCTTTGTGCCAAAGAATATTTAGACTGCAGAAATGAAGAATGg GATAAACTTTATGCTGCAAGTGATAAAAGTTTCAGCGAAATTGGTAGATTTGTCATTATTACACACCGGCATTATATTGGAAatttagctattatattatcaagcaacacaaaaaaaattccaaaagaatttcg agtatTGGTGTTGGACAATGATaagataattaatgaaaaatcagACAATAAAATGGATTCTtggtataaatttatatacttatctaAAAAAAGAAGATTATTAGATAAATCATTAGATGTAATTTCTAATAATGCTCataccattttaaatatatcttcaaattcaatatttgcAATCACTAAATTTTCTGGTAATTTTGATATTGactcaattataaaaaattgggAAATGAGACAAAATGAACGttttag agATGCAGCTATTTCTACACACTGCTTGAGAGCTATTACAATGCTATCAGAAAAAACATTACTTTTAAATCGAGCAGAAAATGACGATTCTGTGCTAAGCTTGTTAGATCTAGGaattgataattttgaattacatcGAACTATGCTACATATGCATGCTTTGGAAAATCGAGTGTACAGTATTGAATTGTCTGACATTATTGCATTTGAAGATGTT ttcTCAAAATTATATGAGTATCAAACAAGAATAGAAAGAATAGCAGAATTACAACACCAAGTATCAAACAAAGCATTACAgttatataatgaatatatcaGTAAAGTTGAAATTCTCAAAgaattaaagtatataaatcCAAGGAATGAAATAA CTACCCAAAAAGGGAATGTAGCTGCAACTATGGGATCACATGAACTTTTAGTCACTGAACTACTCTTATGTAATATGTTTGAAGAAATGAAACCAGAAGAAATTGCTGCTGTTCTTTCGTGTTTAGTTTGTGAATCTAAGTCAAATATTGATTTGGAACAAATTAAAGaacaaaatttgataaat ggaatgaatttaataaaacaaaaacatgatTACATTCAGATGGtcgaatcaaattatttaagcaACTATGAACGTGTTAATCTCAACTTTAATTTAGTAAAAGTGCTGTATTTATGGGCTCAAGAAAAG CCTTTTTCTGAAATAATGGAAATAACAGATATTCAAGAAGGGATTATAGTCAGATGCATAGTTCAATTGAATGAAATTTTGACTGTTATTAAAAATGCAGCAAAAATGATTGGTACTAACAAAATAAGTGAAAAAATGCAAGAAGTACTAGACAAAATCAAAAGAAATATTGTATTCACTCCATCTTTATACATggaatga
- the LOC132938684 gene encoding uncharacterized protein LOC132938684 — protein sequence MSSNTYRVRKLASINNENPIKNIKNTLVTNRKKTALKVLTNTVQSTKKSDSKGLKQLKVLPMKHFETEIKCKSPLQDFTSDPNEEFNHFDCRTQENDVLPPSMTCNIGMLSEFFGGNNNDTSDWFLEDYHKIMIHKIKNQFDNFGEPEIDYSFPSLPVMDFPEIIFA from the exons ATGTCTTCAAATACTTATCGTGTTCGTAAATTGGCTTCCATAAACAACGAAAaccctataaaaaatataa agaataCTTTAGTTACAAATCGCAAAAAAACTGCTTTGAAAGTGTTGACAAACACAGTACAGTCGACCAAAAAGTCTGATAGTAAAGGTCTTAAACAATTAAAGGTACTGCCCATGAAACATTTTGAAacagaaataaaatgtaaatcgcCATTACAAGACTTCACCAGCGATCCAAATGAAGAGTTTAATCATTTTGATTGTAGAACACAGGaaaatg atgtCTTGCCTCCAAGTATGACTTGTAACATTGGAATGCTGAGTGAATTTTTTGGTGGCAATAATAATGACACAAGTGATTGGTTTCTTGAAGActatcataaaataatgatccataaaatcaaaaatcaatttgataattttg gagaaCCGGAGATTGACTACTCCTTTCCCTCATTGCCAGTTATGGATTTTCCAGAAATAATATTTGCTTAA